The following proteins come from a genomic window of Calditerricola satsumensis:
- the ptb gene encoding phosphate butyryltransferase, which yields MCAGICASWGAETWRRRDGGRLRMLALFLLNLPAEWLCAWMQSLLVRGETRGASSRHSWKVNRMNRLQDLLEYARRKPAVTVSVAVAEDEDVLAAVKEAQRQGIAEFLLFGNRPNIERIARQIGFPLNQVSVEHVEDPKAACLAAVKAVREGKADVVMKGMVSTADFLRAVLDKEHGLRTGRVLSHVAVFEAPLADRLMLLSDAAMNIAPTLEQKVHIIENAVQVARALGIERPKVALITAIETVNPDMPATTDAAILAKMAERGQIKGADVDGPLALDVAVSPEAAAHKKVGGPVAGFADVLIVPNIETGNAVYKTLTYLAGAKIAGILVGAKAPVVVTSRADTPETKLYAIALAVLAAERARAPMTV from the coding sequence ATGTGTGCAGGAATTTGCGCATCATGGGGAGCCGAAACATGGCGACGGCGGGATGGCGGGAGGTTGCGGATGTTGGCATTGTTTTTGCTTAACCTTCCGGCGGAATGGTTGTGCGCCTGGATGCAAAGCCTGTTGGTAAGGGGGGAAACAAGGGGCGCATCATCACGGCACTCATGGAAGGTGAATCGCATGAACCGGCTACAGGATCTGTTGGAGTACGCCAGGCGTAAACCGGCGGTGACCGTGTCCGTCGCGGTGGCCGAGGACGAGGACGTGCTCGCCGCGGTCAAGGAAGCCCAGCGGCAGGGCATCGCCGAATTTCTGCTGTTCGGCAACCGCCCGAACATCGAGCGCATCGCGCGACAGATCGGCTTTCCGCTGAATCAGGTAAGCGTAGAACACGTGGAGGACCCCAAGGCGGCGTGCCTCGCCGCGGTGAAGGCGGTCCGCGAGGGGAAAGCCGATGTCGTCATGAAGGGCATGGTGTCGACTGCGGACTTTCTCCGCGCCGTGCTGGACAAGGAGCACGGCCTGCGAACCGGCCGGGTGCTCAGCCACGTGGCCGTTTTTGAGGCCCCGCTGGCCGACCGGCTGATGCTCCTCAGCGATGCGGCGATGAACATCGCCCCGACGCTGGAGCAGAAGGTGCACATCATCGAAAACGCCGTGCAGGTGGCCCGGGCGCTGGGCATCGAGCGGCCCAAGGTGGCCCTCATCACCGCCATCGAGACGGTCAATCCCGACATGCCGGCGACGACCGACGCGGCCATTCTGGCCAAGATGGCCGAGCGCGGCCAGATCAAGGGGGCCGACGTAGACGGTCCGCTGGCCCTTGACGTGGCCGTGTCGCCGGAGGCGGCGGCGCACAAAAAAGTGGGCGGCCCGGTGGCCGGCTTCGCCGACGTGCTCATCGTCCCGAACATCGAGACCGGCAACGCGGTGTACAAGACGCTGACCTACCTGGCGGGGGCCAAGATTGCCGGCATCCTCGTTGGGGCCAAGGCGCCGGTGGTCGTCACGTCGCGGGCCGACACGCCGGAGACGAAGCTCTACGCCATCGCGCTGGCGGTGCTCGCCGCAGAGCGGGCGCGCGCGCCGATGACGGTGTAA
- a CDS encoding biotin/lipoyl-containing protein, with protein MAVEVKMPQLGESVTEGTIAKWLVKPGDKVNKYDPLCEVMTDKVNAEVPSTVAGIVKEILVPEGETVSVGTPICLMEAEGEAPADEAAKADAAASPRAEAAPAPAQPAAKA; from the coding sequence ATGGCGGTAGAAGTCAAAATGCCCCAGCTGGGGGAGAGCGTCACCGAAGGAACGATTGCCAAGTGGCTCGTCAAACCCGGTGACAAGGTGAACAAGTACGACCCCCTCTGCGAGGTCATGACCGACAAGGTGAACGCCGAGGTGCCGTCTACCGTTGCCGGCATCGTCAAGGAGATCCTCGTTCCGGAAGGCGAGACCGTTTCCGTCGGCACGCCCATCTGCCTGATGGAAGCGGAAGGCGAAGCGCCGGCCGACGAGGCGGCGAAGGCCGACGCGGCCGCATCGCCCCGGGCGGAAGCGGCCCCGGCCCCGGCCCAGCCGGCCGCAAAGGCGG
- the buk gene encoding butyrate kinase has product MQRTHRLLIINPGSTSTKIGVYEDEKPLFEETLRHDVKELAPYARIIDQYAFRKQVILDALHEKGINLTKFSAIVGRGGLLRPIPGGTYRVNATMLEDLKSGRYGEHASNLGAILAHEIASQLNIPAFIVDPVVVDELEPLARISGVPGIERKSIFHALNQKAVARRIAREMGKRYEEAHFIVAHMGGGISVGAHKAGRVVDVNNALDGEGPFSPERAGTVPAGDLVRLCFSGRHTQEEIRRMLVGKGGLVAHLGTNDAREVERRVEEGDKRARLVYEAMAYQVAKAIGAAAAVLEGRIDAIILTGGLAYSKMFTDWIARRVAWIAPVKIYPGENELAALAEGALRVLRGEEEAKEYPVPVVREAVLQR; this is encoded by the coding sequence GTGCAACGAACGCATCGGCTGCTCATCATCAACCCCGGCTCGACGTCGACGAAGATAGGTGTGTACGAGGACGAAAAGCCCCTCTTCGAGGAGACGCTGCGCCACGACGTCAAGGAGTTGGCCCCCTACGCCCGCATCATCGACCAGTACGCCTTTCGCAAGCAGGTGATCCTCGACGCCCTGCACGAAAAGGGCATCAACCTGACCAAGTTCAGCGCCATTGTCGGGCGCGGGGGTCTCCTGCGCCCCATTCCCGGCGGGACGTACCGCGTCAATGCGACGATGCTCGAGGACCTCAAAAGCGGGCGGTACGGGGAGCACGCGTCCAACCTCGGGGCCATCCTGGCCCACGAGATCGCGTCGCAGCTCAACATTCCGGCCTTTATCGTCGACCCGGTCGTCGTCGACGAGCTGGAGCCGCTGGCCCGCATCAGCGGCGTTCCGGGCATCGAGCGGAAAAGCATCTTCCACGCCCTGAACCAGAAGGCCGTGGCCCGGCGCATTGCCAGGGAGATGGGCAAACGGTACGAAGAGGCCCACTTCATTGTGGCGCACATGGGCGGCGGCATCAGCGTCGGCGCCCACAAGGCGGGGCGCGTGGTCGACGTGAACAACGCCCTCGACGGCGAAGGCCCCTTCTCGCCGGAACGCGCAGGAACGGTTCCCGCCGGCGACCTGGTGCGGTTGTGCTTCTCGGGGCGGCACACGCAGGAGGAGATCCGCCGCATGCTCGTCGGCAAGGGCGGGCTGGTGGCCCACCTCGGGACCAACGACGCACGCGAGGTGGAGCGGCGCGTGGAGGAGGGGGACAAGCGGGCCCGCCTCGTGTACGAGGCGATGGCCTATCAGGTGGCCAAGGCCATCGGTGCTGCCGCCGCGGTGCTGGAAGGGCGCATCGACGCCATCATCCTCACCGGCGGGCTGGCCTACAGCAAGATGTTCACCGATTGGATCGCGCGGCGCGTGGCCTGGATCGCGCCGGTCAAGATCTACCCCGGGGAAAACGAGCTTGCGGCCTTGGCGGAAGGCGCCCTGCGCGTGCTGCGCGGGGAAGAAGAGGCCAAGGAGTACCCCGTCCCGGTGGTGCGCGAAGCGGTCTTGCAGCGATGA
- a CDS encoding thiamine pyrophosphate-dependent dehydrogenase E1 component subunit alpha — MAENRHKALGLTDEQVVEMYYYMLLARKVDERQWLLNRAGKIPFVISCQGQEAAQVGAAFALKKGVDYLCPYYRDAAVVLVFGMTPRDLMLSAFAKPEDPNSGGRQMPGHFGCKRLNILTGSSPVTTQVPHAVGIALAAKMQKKELVVYTSFGEGSSNQGDFHEAANFAGVHKLPVIFFCQNNKYAISVPLKKQMAVDSVAKRAVGYGFAGVSVDGNDPLEVYRVVKEARERALRGEGPTLIEAVVNRLVPHSSDDDDRTYRSREELEEAKKQDPIPRFRQYLLEVGAMTEAQEKEIAQRVQREVDEATEYAEKAPYAEPETALKYVYAEK, encoded by the coding sequence ATGGCGGAAAATCGGCACAAGGCCCTGGGCCTGACCGACGAGCAAGTGGTCGAGATGTACTATTACATGCTCCTGGCGCGCAAGGTGGACGAGCGGCAGTGGCTCCTCAACCGCGCCGGGAAGATCCCCTTCGTCATCTCCTGCCAGGGACAGGAGGCGGCGCAGGTGGGGGCGGCCTTCGCCCTGAAGAAGGGCGTCGACTACCTGTGCCCGTACTACCGCGACGCGGCAGTGGTCCTCGTCTTCGGCATGACGCCGCGCGACTTGATGCTGTCGGCCTTTGCCAAGCCGGAGGACCCGAACAGCGGCGGGCGGCAGATGCCCGGCCACTTCGGCTGCAAGCGGCTCAACATCCTCACCGGATCCAGCCCGGTGACGACGCAGGTGCCCCACGCCGTGGGCATCGCCCTGGCGGCGAAGATGCAGAAGAAGGAGCTCGTTGTCTACACCTCCTTCGGCGAGGGGTCGAGCAACCAGGGCGACTTCCACGAGGCGGCCAACTTCGCCGGGGTGCACAAGCTGCCGGTCATCTTCTTCTGCCAGAACAACAAGTACGCCATTTCCGTGCCGCTCAAGAAGCAGATGGCCGTTGACAGCGTGGCCAAGCGGGCCGTCGGCTACGGCTTTGCCGGCGTGAGCGTTGACGGCAACGACCCGCTGGAGGTCTACCGCGTGGTGAAGGAAGCCCGCGAGCGCGCCCTGCGCGGCGAAGGGCCGACGCTGATCGAGGCCGTCGTCAACCGTCTGGTGCCCCACTCCAGCGACGACGACGACCGCACCTACCGTTCGCGGGAGGAGCTGGAGGAAGCGAAGAAGCAGGACCCGATCCCGCGCTTCCGCCAGTACCTGCTCGAGGTGGGGGCGATGACGGAAGCGCAGGAGAAAGAGATCGCCCAGCGCGTGCAGCGCGAAGTGGACGAGGCCACCGAGTACGCCGAAAAGGCCCCGTACGCCGAGCCGGAGACCGCGCTGAAGTACGTGTACGCCGAGAAGTGA
- a CDS encoding Leu/Phe/Val dehydrogenase, translated as MNIFEYLQKYDYEQLIFCHDAASGLKAIICIHDTTLGPALGGCRMWTYASEEDAIVDALRLARGMTYKAAAAGLNLGGGKTVIIGDPKKDKNEAMFRALGRYIQSLGGRYITAEDVGTTVADMDIIHQETDYVTGVSPEFGSSGNPSPVTAYGVYVGMKAAAKVAFGSDSLAGKTVAVQGVGSVGYHLCKHLHEEGAKLIVTDINPENVKRAVEEFGAQAVGADEIYAVDCDIFSPCALGGILNDETLPKLKAKVIAGSANNQLKEERHGDRIHEMGIVYAPDYVINAGGLINVADELEGYNRERALKKVESIYDNLMKVFEIAKRDNIPTYKAADRMAEERIAQVAKTRSTFVRNEKSILSRR; from the coding sequence ATGAACATCTTCGAGTACCTGCAGAAATACGACTACGAACAGCTGATCTTCTGCCACGATGCGGCGTCGGGGCTGAAGGCGATCATCTGCATCCACGACACCACCCTCGGCCCGGCCCTTGGCGGGTGCCGCATGTGGACCTACGCGTCGGAGGAAGATGCCATCGTTGACGCGCTGCGTCTCGCCCGCGGGATGACGTACAAGGCTGCGGCGGCCGGCCTCAACCTGGGAGGCGGCAAGACGGTGATCATCGGCGATCCGAAGAAGGACAAGAACGAGGCGATGTTCCGCGCCCTGGGGCGCTACATTCAGTCGCTGGGCGGTCGCTACATTACGGCGGAAGACGTGGGCACGACGGTGGCCGACATGGACATCATCCATCAGGAGACCGATTACGTCACCGGGGTTTCGCCGGAGTTTGGCTCCAGCGGCAATCCGTCTCCTGTAACCGCTTACGGCGTCTACGTCGGGATGAAGGCCGCGGCGAAAGTGGCCTTTGGCAGCGATTCGCTGGCCGGCAAGACGGTCGCCGTTCAGGGCGTGGGCAGCGTGGGGTACCACCTCTGCAAGCACCTGCATGAGGAAGGGGCAAAGCTGATCGTCACCGACATCAACCCCGAAAACGTGAAGCGGGCCGTGGAGGAATTCGGTGCCCAAGCGGTCGGTGCCGACGAGATCTACGCCGTCGATTGCGACATCTTCTCCCCGTGCGCCCTCGGCGGCATCCTCAACGACGAGACCCTCCCGAAGCTGAAGGCAAAGGTGATTGCCGGTTCGGCCAACAACCAGCTGAAGGAGGAGCGCCACGGCGACCGGATCCACGAGATGGGCATCGTCTACGCGCCCGATTACGTGATCAATGCCGGCGGGCTGATCAACGTGGCCGACGAGCTTGAGGGGTACAACCGTGAGCGCGCGTTGAAGAAGGTGGAGTCGATCTACGACAACCTGATGAAGGTGTTCGAGATCGCCAAGCGCGACAACATCCCCACGTACAAGGCGGCCGACCGCATGGCCGAAGAGCGCATCGCGCAGGTGGCGAAGACGCGCAGCACCTTCGTGCGCAACGAGAAATCGATCCTGAGCCGGCGGTAA
- the lpdA gene encoding dihydrolipoyl dehydrogenase produces MAREFDLVVLGAGPGGYVAAIRAAQLGMNVAVVEKDKLGGTCLHRGCIPSKALLRSAEVYATLAEGEKYGVEAGGVALNFAKVQARKRAIVEQLHKGVQHLMKKGKITVVKGYGRLMGPSIFSPRSGAIRVETQDGEQEILVPEHVLIATGSRPRTLPGLDVDGEVVMTSDEALEMEALPKSIVIVGGGVIGVEWASMLRDFGVEVTVVEFLDRILPTEDEEISKEMARILKKRGVTIHTGTKVLPETFRKTDGGFTVEADKGGQRLTLSAEKMLVSVGRVPNVEDIGLESTEIELEKGFIKVNDYYQTKEKHIYAIGDVIATPQLAHVASHEGIVAVEHMVGLSPDPIDYTKVPRVTYSRPEVASVGLTEREAREKGYEVKVGKFNFRGNGKALIFGEPDGFVKVVADAKTNDLLGVHIIGPHASDLITEAGLARVLDATPWEVAHTVHPHPTLAEAIMEAALAVDGKAIHGA; encoded by the coding sequence GTGGCTCGCGAATTTGATCTCGTCGTACTGGGCGCGGGGCCGGGCGGCTACGTGGCCGCCATCCGCGCCGCGCAGCTCGGCATGAACGTGGCCGTGGTGGAAAAGGACAAGCTGGGCGGCACCTGCCTCCACCGCGGGTGCATCCCTTCGAAGGCGCTGCTGCGCAGTGCCGAGGTGTACGCGACGCTGGCCGAAGGGGAGAAGTACGGCGTCGAGGCCGGCGGCGTCGCCCTCAATTTCGCCAAGGTGCAGGCGCGCAAACGCGCCATCGTCGAGCAGCTGCACAAGGGCGTGCAGCACCTGATGAAGAAGGGCAAGATCACCGTCGTCAAAGGGTATGGCCGGCTGATGGGGCCGTCCATCTTTTCGCCGCGTTCCGGCGCCATCCGCGTCGAGACCCAAGACGGCGAGCAGGAGATCCTCGTTCCCGAGCACGTCCTCATTGCCACCGGTTCCCGGCCGCGCACGCTGCCGGGGCTCGACGTGGACGGCGAGGTGGTGATGACGTCCGACGAAGCCCTGGAAATGGAAGCGCTTCCGAAATCGATCGTCATCGTCGGCGGCGGGGTGATCGGCGTGGAGTGGGCCTCGATGCTGCGCGACTTCGGCGTCGAGGTGACCGTCGTCGAGTTCCTCGACCGCATCCTGCCGACGGAGGACGAGGAGATCAGCAAGGAGATGGCCCGCATCCTGAAGAAGCGCGGCGTGACGATCCACACCGGGACCAAGGTGCTGCCGGAAACCTTCCGCAAGACGGACGGCGGGTTCACCGTGGAAGCGGACAAGGGCGGCCAGCGGCTCACCCTTTCGGCGGAGAAGATGCTCGTTTCGGTGGGCCGCGTGCCGAACGTGGAGGACATCGGCCTGGAAAGCACGGAAATCGAGCTGGAGAAGGGCTTTATCAAGGTCAACGACTATTACCAGACCAAGGAGAAGCACATCTACGCCATCGGGGACGTCATTGCCACGCCGCAGCTGGCCCACGTGGCGTCCCACGAGGGGATTGTCGCCGTGGAGCACATGGTCGGCTTGAGCCCCGACCCGATCGACTACACGAAGGTCCCGCGCGTCACCTACTCGCGGCCGGAAGTGGCCAGCGTGGGCTTGACCGAGCGGGAAGCGCGCGAAAAGGGCTATGAGGTGAAGGTGGGCAAGTTCAACTTCCGCGGCAACGGCAAGGCCCTCATCTTCGGCGAACCGGACGGGTTTGTCAAAGTAGTGGCCGACGCGAAGACGAACGACCTCCTCGGCGTCCATATCATTGGCCCGCACGCCTCGGACCTGATCACCGAAGCCGGATTGGCGCGCGTGCTCGACGCGACGCCGTGGGAAGTGGCCCACACCGTCCACCCGCACCCGACGCTGGCCGAGGCGATCATGGAGGCGGCCTTGGCCGTCGACGGGAAAGCGATCCACGGGGCGTAA
- a CDS encoding alpha-ketoacid dehydrogenase subunit beta, with protein MPVISYIEAVTQALREEMRRDERVFVLGEDVGKRGGVFRATMGLIDEFGEERVIDTPLSESAIVGVAIGAAAYGMRPVAEIQFADFIHPAVNQIINEAAKMRYRSNNDWHCPIVVRAPYGGGVHGALYHSQSVEALFNSTPGLKVVAPSTPYDVKGLLKAAIRDDDPVLFFEHKRCYRLIKGEVPEEDYVLPIGKADVKREGEDITVFSYGLALHFCLEAAERLAQEGISAHVVDLRTLYPLDKETICEAAAKTGKVLIVHEDNKEGGVGGEVAAIIAEEVLFDLDAPIKRLCGPDIPAMPYSPPLEKFFMLNPDKVYQAMKELAEF; from the coding sequence ATGCCGGTAATTTCCTACATCGAAGCGGTCACCCAGGCCTTGCGCGAGGAGATGCGCCGCGACGAGCGCGTGTTCGTGCTCGGGGAGGACGTCGGCAAGCGCGGCGGCGTGTTCCGCGCCACCATGGGCCTCATCGACGAATTCGGCGAAGAGCGCGTCATCGACACGCCGCTGTCGGAGTCGGCCATCGTCGGCGTGGCCATCGGCGCGGCGGCGTACGGAATGCGCCCGGTGGCGGAGATTCAGTTCGCCGACTTCATCCACCCGGCCGTCAACCAGATCATCAACGAGGCGGCCAAGATGCGCTACCGCTCCAACAACGACTGGCATTGCCCGATCGTCGTCCGCGCCCCCTACGGCGGCGGCGTGCACGGTGCGCTGTACCACTCCCAGAGCGTCGAGGCCCTCTTCAACAGCACGCCCGGCCTGAAGGTGGTCGCCCCGTCGACGCCCTACGACGTGAAGGGGCTCTTGAAGGCGGCCATCCGCGACGACGACCCGGTGCTGTTCTTTGAGCACAAGCGCTGCTACCGCCTTATCAAGGGCGAGGTGCCCGAGGAAGACTACGTGCTGCCGATCGGCAAGGCCGACGTCAAGCGGGAAGGCGAGGACATCACCGTCTTCTCCTACGGCCTGGCCCTGCACTTCTGCCTCGAGGCGGCCGAGCGGCTGGCCCAGGAGGGGATCAGCGCCCACGTTGTCGACTTGCGCACCTTGTATCCGCTCGACAAGGAGACGATCTGCGAGGCGGCGGCGAAGACCGGGAAGGTCCTCATCGTCCACGAGGACAACAAGGAGGGCGGCGTCGGCGGCGAGGTGGCGGCCATCATCGCCGAGGAAGTGCTCTTTGACCTCGACGCGCCGATCAAGCGCCTGTGCGGCCCGGACATTCCGGCCATGCCGTACAGCCCGCCGCTCGAGAAGTTCTTCATGCTCAACCCCGACAAGGTGTATCAAGCGATGAAAGAGCTGGCTGAGTTTTAA